aacatattttctttcaataatgaGTTATAATTAAGGTATCTAGATGGAATAAAtcgttgaattatattaagaggtagtgaaatctttattttttattaaactggcTTTGCAAttcagttaataaaaattaatttaaacattttaaaaatatttttagcctTTTCATTATActttgaatgaaattttatttattgtttgagttattttaggaaaatattaataatgacagctaaataaataattaaaatgttaatatccttgtaattaaagttaagAATTACTTAACTTTAAtacaagttataaatagttaaggtctctcaattttttttttcagatagttttattttgtggcGGGTACCGCTACTATGgtcgtatattattaaaataattactgaaaaaatcaaatgtattattaagtttaaagaaatataaatggtCAAGATATTATCTAATAATGTCTCATTgttggaataaataaatatataaagaacaaCAAAACTAATAACCTACCCATGTTGAAGGTACCTCGTAATATATTAGTACAATAGCGTAGTTCcgtgttttcatttaaaacctttggcgataaaattatttacgccAGACGAGTTTAACGACTGGATATCTAAACTCATATTCTAGCTTAATTTATGAGTAAGTCAGTACCTCTGACACGTGGATATCTAAACTCACATTCAAGCTCAATTTATGAGTAAGTCAGTATCTCTGACACGTCTCTAGAAAcgcaatgttataaaattttatatatcctaaaatcgttattaaaatgtatgttgcTGACCGGatccatatttaattttatgccCTACCGTTGGTATGTTGCTCaatgtattttcaaaatatattaagtaataaaataaaataattttatatgacacacaaaatatttttagggcTAACGATATCAATCTGACGATATATGGAGCAATACTTTCGAACGCGTTAATTGATGTTATGCaatgcattatttattaatgtagcGAAGCGGTTTAAACCTTATTATGAAGATATCCGTACAAAGTTTCTTAATATGtgatgattatatttataaataaattgttttttcgtttctaattccttaataatttatcttgaAATTGTATTGAGATGTACGCCTCAAGCTTTTTTTTGCTATAGCTTGTCTTGTTATATTAGatttgctttaaatatagCTATCAAAATACAATAGAATTAAGCCATATTAAATAGTTCTTAGCTGTAGAAtttccatatattattattaattcctagaaacatagaaaatatatataattttgtaatctatatttatatttcaggtTTACAAATATCCTCGGTAATGTAAAGAATGTCGTTTATAAAGGAATAGAAGAAttgcaacaaaaaatatttagaaaattaattgtacCGAAAGTTACATACGGTAAACAATCTCGaaactgttatttaatttgtccAGATATGATCAATTTAAGGGCAGTCACAGTCGTGAGATatgatagtaatattttttataatctgatATGTAATCGGTACTGACTAAACCTATTAAATAAGTACTCACATAAAACCCAAATGATATTTCACTAACCGGTTCTCTCAACTTTTAAGGCCTCCTTTTGACATTAAGTAACAACAGCAAGTTGTGGGacctaattaaaaatctttaaaatttgcaacgatatttttgaaaaaataaaagttttgttacaCATTCGACCTGCAATACTCCCAAACTGGTTTGATTGACGAACCTTTCATTTTATCGtagttttaagatattaaactaAAAGCTATAttggaatattgtttttttttggctaTTTATTGAAAGTAGTTTCAATAGCTACgattaattagttattttgtatCACGATGGCAACTTAATGTCCAGCAATGCATTTGCAATACAAAGTGTTTTGGAAGCCATCAGCAATTTGAAGTCTATTATCGATCAGTGAATAtcactttaataattacagatatttttgtagctttatttcactattatatcaatttaaaactgtattcAACCTAGTTTTACGCTTATTACGTAGACTGGCttcaatactttttaataaagtttttatgttcTGAGgcgtatttaataattattatctgatgaagttaacataatatatacccTCTCAAATTTAGGCTGGTAGGTACCTACGCAATCATGGAgcacaatttattttgttgttcatttttattctactGAAAGAATAATAAGAGGAATAAATTCAAATCTGTATAAATAAGGTTCCGTACCGAAATCAAACCAAACTTTCATTTTCAACCACCATTTTGTGTGTCGGTCCATCCGTTTGTCTGCCGTTCCATTTAAACTCTTTCTCACGAAGGACTAGAGATctcaaattaatacaaatataaaaaactcgGGTCTTCTATCACTAGGAACaatacagaaattaaaatttctatgcTAACAACGTTCAAGATACTTTTATGCTTcgtttcattttcatattgtGAACCTCGGATGCAAATCTAAATCTATAGGAGATTTCTGTTTGACCTGGAATTTcgcatacacatatataaagaaacaacgaaaatttacaaattgtgtaataaatattaaacgaatTTTCTTTGGTAAGAACTTTACATAAGCCTACAGtgaatattaagtattaatattgcaataaaagtaatgcatttattttaatacggaCTGCGTATATtctataatcatattattaagtgAGTCATTGACCTTAGGAACATAAGCGTCCTGTATGAGTCCGACCGGttctttcataataattataacagtgATTGTTGTGGAAAATGGCGTAAGGTCATTTTACTTTACGCGGAAATAGACATGTGTTTatcgttaaataaataatgtctatAACCTTCCGTACGAagaagttgtttaaaaatacacaaattaaaCATAGTCTTTGAAAACCTGCGGAAAAGTAGCGATCTATAAGTACTagtaaatatctattttaatatacttagcTTATAGTAGCTTAACAAGAAGTGTAACATTAAATGTCAAGGATTAATTTGATAGCTTTCGTgagttaatttcaataaaatgttaaggCTTACATTAGATGACATTGTACTTAGACGTCGTAAGTAGGCACTACACTACACCTTTGAAAATGTAACGTTTTGTTAGAAAACCGTAGATACCTATATCCGATTAatgtaacagaaaaaaaaatgacaatgagcaagaaattttaaacatgttttaatatgaaacaggATGTATTTTAAGTATCCATAAATCAGAGTAAGGagtgaaaaatatgtatttttaaactatattaaagcattacatttattgttcATGAATTTAAGCAAagtttctgtatattttttgactgtgaacatttatatatttgagtattataatttttgttcattagaaataaatgaatgaatataGGAATATcaaacctatatatatattacatgtatACTAACAATTTGTTAAACATGATTCCTCTTAATATTCTGGACGATTAATCGAAACATACATCACAAAAAGTAACGtttcaaaatcttttaaaaacttgTGAGAGAAATGTCTTGTTATGGATGTAGTCATAAGTTATTATGTGTTCCGTTTTTACAATAGGGCCTTTAACTATAAGTATTCAAGGTCCAATATCCTGTGTTAAAGCtgtatatgaaaatgaaagtCTATCACTGAGTCAGGGAGTTAGCTTACTATAGTTTACTTGCTTACCTTGGCAATGAAAGAGAATTGGACAATATGAACGAATCACTATATATAAACCGATGCATTGCTATGGAGATCATTCAATTACCAGAATTAACTCAATAAACATGTACGCTAAGGtgtgtatataacaaaatatatttgctttaatattttttatataacgtgGTCTCATTTTTGGaccgataataataaatcatatttttaatttatagttgaTCATCGCTCTTTGCGCCATTGGTGTTGCTCACGGCAGTGGACTTCTCGCCGCCGCCCCGGTAGCATACAGCAGCCATGCTGTCGCACCCGCCGTCTCCTCAGTATCTTACTCGACCCACACGGCGCACTCTGCTCCAGCAGTAGCTGTACACGCTGCCCCAGCTGTAGCAGTCCATGCCGCACCAGCTGTAGCCGTATCTCGGACTATTGCCCCAGCAGCGACTTCTTACTCTTCTTACTCTAGCCACACTGCTCACGCCGCTCCTGTCGCCGCCTACGCCGCCGCTCCTGCAGTAGCCGTACACGCCGCCCCCGCTGTAGCCGTATCTCGGACGATTGCCCCAGCAGCGACCTCTTACTCCTCTTACTCAAGCCACACCGCTCATGGTTCTCCTGTTGCTGCCTACGCTGCTGCTCCCGCTGTCGCCACTTACGCCGCTGCCGCGCCCGCCGTAGCCGTACACGCCGCCCCTGCCGTCGCTGTATCTAGGACTATTGCTCCTGCTGCGACCTCATACTCCTCTTACTCCAGCCAAACTTCCCACGGAGCACCCGCAGTAGCTGCCTACGCTGCCGCTCCAGCTGTTTCCTACGCGCGGTCTTACGCTGCTCCCGCTATCTCGGCCTATGCTGCTCCCGCCGTAGCCTCTTACTCCCGGTCCTACGCCGTTCCCGCCGTAGCCTCTTACTCCCGGTCCTACGCCGTCCCCGCCGTAGCCTCTTACTCCCGGTCCTACGCCGTTCCCGCCGTAGCCTCTTACTCCCGGACCTACGCCGCCCC
This genomic window from Danaus plexippus chromosome 14, MEX_DaPlex, whole genome shotgun sequence contains:
- the LOC133319195 gene encoding larval/pupal cuticle protein H1C-like, whose protein sequence is MHCYGDHSITRINSINMYAKLIIALCAIGVAHGSGLLAAAPVAYSSHAVAPAVSSVSYSTHTAHSAPAVAVHAAPAVAVHAAPAVAVSRTIAPAATSYSSYSSHTAHAAPVAAYAAAPAVAVHAAPAVAVSRTIAPAATSYSSYSSHTAHGSPVAAYAAAPAVATYAAAAPAVAVHAAPAVAVSRTIAPAATSYSSYSSQTSHGAPAVAAYAAAPAVSYARSYAAPAISAYAAPAVASYSRSYAVPAVASYSRSYAVPAVASYSRSYAVPAVASYSRTYAAPAVASYSRIQAAPAVAAYAAPAYSTYAAAAPVLRSAISYSSAPAVSHISYNAHGANYAW